A window from Candidatus Latescibacterota bacterium encodes these proteins:
- a CDS encoding efflux RND transporter periplasmic adaptor subunit — translation MRRLHFDRAVVVLAMLALLTVAGCGREGGGQRRGAAPTPVVEAVQARHGALPLTQRLSGVVRGRNQVRINPEISAVVTDVLARDGDTVAAGQALVRLRDQEFRDRLKQATASHQIAQAQAKQADARLAEARSALRRVEGLAAEQLVSDADLEAAQTRAISAEADAELAHARVDQAAASMAEQQGNLARTVIRAPVEGSVGDRNAEVGMRVDPSTQLFTLGRLDSVYVQVVLTDEMLNFIAEGQSAEIALAGRGLPLAGTLDRISPFLHPVTHSTQGEIDVANPDGKLKPGMFVTVDVFYGQSADATLVPLSALYEQPSTGVSGVYVCDADLGQQELQAAGDDPGMALSGPVDFRFVPVQVIASGRMEAGVSGVETGDWVVTLGQNLLGPERSQAKARPVGWDWVEKLQSLQREDLLQDMIERKPSS, via the coding sequence ATGAGACGCTTACATTTTGACCGCGCCGTCGTCGTCCTGGCGATGCTGGCGCTTCTGACCGTCGCCGGCTGCGGGCGCGAGGGCGGCGGCCAGCGCCGTGGCGCGGCGCCCACGCCCGTGGTGGAGGCCGTGCAGGCCCGTCATGGCGCGCTGCCCCTGACCCAGCGACTGAGCGGCGTGGTGCGGGGGCGCAATCAGGTGCGCATCAACCCCGAGATCAGCGCCGTCGTCACCGACGTACTCGCGCGCGACGGCGACACGGTCGCGGCCGGCCAGGCACTGGTGCGACTGCGCGACCAGGAGTTCCGCGACCGGCTGAAGCAGGCCACGGCCAGCCATCAGATCGCGCAGGCCCAGGCCAAGCAGGCGGACGCGCGCCTGGCCGAGGCCCGTTCCGCGCTGCGGCGCGTCGAGGGCCTGGCCGCCGAACAGCTCGTCAGCGACGCCGATCTCGAGGCGGCGCAGACGCGCGCCATCTCCGCCGAGGCGGACGCCGAGCTGGCCCACGCGCGCGTGGACCAGGCCGCCGCGTCCATGGCCGAGCAGCAGGGCAACCTGGCGCGCACGGTGATCCGCGCGCCGGTGGAGGGCAGCGTCGGCGACCGCAACGCCGAGGTGGGCATGCGCGTCGACCCGAGCACCCAGCTCTTCACGCTCGGCCGGCTGGACAGCGTCTACGTGCAGGTGGTGCTCACGGACGAAATGCTGAACTTCATCGCCGAGGGGCAGTCCGCGGAGATCGCGCTCGCCGGTCGGGGTCTGCCGCTGGCGGGGACGCTGGATCGCATCTCGCCCTTCCTGCACCCGGTCACGCACAGCACCCAGGGCGAGATCGACGTGGCCAACCCCGACGGCAAGCTCAAGCCCGGCATGTTCGTCACCGTGGACGTCTTCTACGGCCAGAGCGCGGACGCCACGCTGGTGCCGCTGAGCGCGCTCTACGAGCAGCCGTCGACGGGGGTGAGCGGCGTCTACGTCTGCGACGCGGACCTGGGCCAGCAGGAGCTGCAAGCCGCGGGCGACGATCCCGGCATGGCCCTCAGCGGCCCTGTGGACTTCCGCTTCGTGCCCGTGCAGGTGATCGCCAGCGGGCGCATGGAGGCCGGCGTGAGCGGCGTGGAGACGGGCGACTGGGTGGTGACGCTCGGCCAGAATCTGCTCGGCCCGGAGCGCAGTCAGGCCAAGGCGCGCCCGGTGGGCTGGGACTGGGTGGAGAAGCTCCAATCGCTGCAGCGGGAGGACCTGCTGCAGGACATGATCGAACGCAAGCCCAGCTCGTAG
- a CDS encoding efflux RND transporter permease subunit produces the protein MNLSALAIRRPVATAMVFLIIIVIGLMGFRFLPVDLLPQIEVPRLTVRTNYPNVGPEEIERIITDRVENALAVVPNVETVRSESEEGSSRVTLEFAQGTNIDEAANDVRAALDRIRDSFPPEVESPRLWKFDPDNFPVVILGARSTRNMEELTRILEREVAQRFEQIPGAGSVDVWGGVYREIQVRLKRDRLASSQLTATDVQQALERENVTLPGGDLREGLSDMYVRTRGEYDSVAQIAETIITTVDGQPIRVRDVAEVVDGYADLNRMVKVDGLSMVRMGVRKQSGANTVAVAEAARKVMDQINRERDDVDLMMVIDQSEFIKNSISNVQKSALWGGLLAILILYVFLRNGSTTFIIALSIPISIVATFGLLFFNHLTLNQMSFGGLALGIGLIVDNAIVVLENIVRLREQGREPRESALVGTQQVTGAIIASTLTTMVIFLPVVFMHTVSGKLFQELALVVVFALACSLFVALTLVPMLSSRMLSVRGVDAETRHGGWFRALEQRYAGWLAGALRHRWRVFGVTAVLLAASLWGWRLIPVELAPQTEADEIDVSLEMAQGTNIAVMNEYLGTLETLVREAAPADEVEHFSVEIRSGDASVELALKDADERSMDSFVIADDIRRKVSGRIPGASVRVQAQTGLWMLRRLFGSGGGDAIELELRGFDLDQADQIALKMKALMEQVPDVEDVRVSRREGRPEQNLIIDREKIANLGLTVSDVARVIQTNVGGGQAGVYREGGEEFPIVVRLQPEDRLSTLDLGNVTVRTASGRVIPISAVLRSERRRGPTSIERVDGQRVTRITANLASGAALGDVVPRIEDALAGLALPADFSLIYSGEYEEQQKARRDFILSIVMALTLIYMVMAAQFERFLDPLIVMVSVPLAIVGVVPTLLLTGTSLNVQSLMGVVMLIGIVVNNAIVLVDYINLMRREERLPVAEAVLQAARRRLRPILMTSSTTVLGMLPLAIGSGAGGEIQASLARAVIGGLTASSLITLVLIPTVYASVYELRERLAVARGAKQRAGGESPARA, from the coding sequence ATGAACCTGAGCGCGCTCGCCATCCGACGTCCCGTGGCCACCGCGATGGTGTTCCTCATCATCATCGTGATCGGCCTGATGGGCTTCCGCTTCCTGCCCGTGGATCTGCTTCCGCAGATCGAGGTGCCGCGGCTCACCGTGCGCACCAACTACCCAAACGTGGGTCCGGAGGAGATCGAGCGGATCATCACCGACCGCGTGGAGAACGCGCTGGCCGTGGTGCCCAACGTGGAGACGGTGCGCTCCGAGTCGGAGGAAGGGTCCAGCCGCGTCACGCTGGAGTTCGCCCAGGGCACGAACATCGACGAGGCCGCCAACGACGTCCGGGCGGCGCTGGACCGCATCCGCGACAGCTTTCCGCCCGAGGTGGAATCGCCGCGGCTGTGGAAGTTCGACCCGGACAACTTCCCCGTGGTCATCCTCGGCGCGCGCTCCACACGCAACATGGAGGAGCTGACGCGCATCCTCGAGCGCGAGGTCGCCCAGCGCTTCGAGCAGATCCCGGGCGCGGGTTCGGTGGACGTCTGGGGCGGCGTCTATCGCGAGATCCAGGTACGACTGAAGCGCGACCGCCTGGCCTCGAGCCAGCTCACGGCGACGGACGTGCAGCAGGCGCTGGAGCGCGAGAACGTCACGCTGCCGGGCGGCGATCTGCGCGAGGGCCTGAGCGACATGTACGTCCGCACGCGCGGCGAGTACGACTCGGTGGCGCAGATCGCCGAGACCATCATCACCACGGTGGACGGCCAGCCCATCCGCGTGCGCGACGTGGCCGAGGTGGTGGACGGCTACGCGGACCTGAACCGCATGGTCAAGGTGGACGGTCTCTCGATGGTGCGCATGGGCGTGCGCAAACAGTCGGGCGCGAACACCGTGGCCGTGGCCGAGGCCGCGCGCAAGGTGATGGACCAGATCAACCGCGAGCGCGACGACGTGGACCTGATGATGGTCATCGACCAGAGCGAGTTCATCAAGAACTCCATCAGCAACGTGCAAAAGTCGGCGCTCTGGGGCGGCCTGCTGGCGATCCTGATCCTCTACGTGTTCCTGCGCAACGGCTCGACGACCTTCATCATCGCGCTGTCGATTCCCATCTCCATCGTGGCCACCTTCGGCCTGCTCTTCTTCAACCACCTCACCCTGAACCAGATGAGCTTCGGAGGGCTCGCCCTCGGCATTGGGCTCATCGTGGACAACGCGATCGTGGTGCTGGAGAACATCGTGCGCCTGCGCGAGCAGGGGCGCGAGCCGCGCGAGAGCGCGCTGGTCGGCACGCAGCAGGTGACCGGCGCGATCATCGCCTCGACGCTCACTACCATGGTGATCTTCCTGCCCGTGGTCTTCATGCACACGGTGTCGGGCAAGCTCTTCCAGGAGCTGGCGCTGGTGGTGGTCTTCGCGCTGGCCTGCTCGCTCTTCGTGGCGCTGACCCTGGTGCCCATGCTGTCCAGCCGCATGCTCAGCGTGCGCGGCGTAGACGCGGAGACGCGCCACGGCGGCTGGTTCCGCGCCCTCGAGCAGCGCTATGCGGGCTGGCTGGCCGGCGCGCTGCGGCATCGCTGGCGGGTCTTCGGCGTGACGGCGGTCCTGCTCGCGGCGAGCCTGTGGGGTTGGCGGTTGATTCCGGTGGAACTCGCGCCGCAGACCGAGGCGGACGAGATCGACGTCAGCCTGGAGATGGCCCAGGGCACGAACATCGCCGTGATGAACGAATACCTCGGGACGCTCGAGACGCTGGTGCGCGAGGCCGCGCCGGCCGACGAGGTCGAGCACTTCAGCGTGGAGATCCGCAGCGGCGACGCGTCCGTGGAACTGGCGCTCAAGGACGCCGACGAGCGCAGCATGGACAGCTTCGTCATCGCCGACGACATCCGCCGCAAGGTGAGCGGCCGCATCCCCGGCGCGTCGGTGCGCGTTCAGGCCCAGACCGGGCTGTGGATGCTGCGCCGGCTCTTCGGCTCCGGCGGCGGCGACGCGATCGAGCTGGAGCTGCGCGGCTTCGACCTCGATCAGGCCGATCAGATCGCCCTGAAGATGAAAGCGCTCATGGAGCAGGTGCCCGACGTGGAGGACGTCCGCGTCAGTCGCCGTGAGGGGCGCCCCGAGCAGAATCTCATCATCGACCGCGAGAAGATCGCGAACCTCGGCCTGACCGTGAGCGATGTGGCCCGGGTCATCCAGACCAACGTGGGCGGCGGGCAGGCGGGCGTCTACCGCGAGGGGGGTGAGGAGTTTCCCATCGTGGTGCGGCTGCAGCCCGAGGACCGCCTCAGCACGCTGGACCTGGGGAACGTCACCGTGCGCACGGCGAGCGGGCGCGTGATTCCCATCTCGGCCGTGCTGCGCAGCGAGCGGCGGCGCGGGCCCACCTCCATCGAACGCGTGGACGGCCAGCGCGTCACCCGCATCACGGCCAATCTGGCCAGCGGCGCGGCGCTGGGCGACGTGGTGCCGCGCATCGAGGACGCCCTCGCCGGCCTCGCCCTGCCGGCAGACTTCTCGCTCATCTACAGCGGCGAGTACGAGGAGCAGCAGAAGGCGCGGCGGGACTTCATCCTGTCCATCGTCATGGCGCTCACGCTGATCTACATGGTCATGGCCGCGCAGTTCGAGCGCTTCCTCGACCCGCTGATCGTGATGGTCTCGGTGCCGCTGGCCATCGTGGGCGTGGTGCCGACCCTGCTCCTCACCGGCACCTCGCTCAACGTGCAGAGCCTGATGGGCGTGGTGATGCTCATCGGCATCGTGGTGAACAACGCCATCGTGCTGGTGGACTACATCAACCTGATGCGCCGCGAGGAGCGACTGCCCGTGGCCGAGGCCGTGCTGCAGGCGGCGCGGCGGCGGCTGCGCCCCATCCTCATGACGTCTAGCACTACCGTGCTGGGCATGCTTCCCCTGGCCATCGGCTCGGGCGCCGGCGGCGAGATCCAGGCTTCCCTGGCGCGGGCAGTGATCGGCGGGCTCACGGCGTCTTCGCTCATCACCCTGGTGCTCATCCCGACGGTCTACGCCTCGGTCTACGAGTTGCGCGAGCGCCTGGCGGTCGCGCGGGGGGCGAAGCAGCGCGCGGGCGGGGAGAGCCCGGCGCGGGCCTAG
- a CDS encoding RluA family pseudouridine synthase yields the protein MPHRTANPTPAPNRGYTYAGRVDARSAGRTLIDYLTQRYPHGSAVEWRERIAAGRVRVGGHTVSADTTLRRGDTVTWARPPWVEPAAPLRYTVLLEDAAFVAVAKPAGLPTLPGGGYLEHTLLALVRADYPEAAPAHRLDRGASGIVLFTRTPEAARAIALAWREQRVEKVYHALVEGRPAQDAFTIETPIGRSAHPARGAVFAADPAGKPSRSELRVLERRERTSLVEIRLATGRPHQARIHLAACGHPLLGDPLYAAGGGLREAPGRPGDAGYHLHAIRLAFPHPESGEPVDIHCPPPD from the coding sequence ATGCCACATCGAACCGCCAACCCGACGCCCGCGCCGAATCGCGGCTACACCTATGCCGGCCGCGTCGACGCGCGGAGCGCTGGCCGCACGCTGATCGACTACCTGACGCAGCGCTACCCGCACGGCAGCGCGGTGGAGTGGCGGGAGCGTATCGCCGCGGGCCGCGTCCGCGTGGGCGGGCACACCGTCTCAGCCGACACGACGCTGCGCCGCGGCGACACCGTGACCTGGGCGCGCCCGCCCTGGGTGGAGCCCGCGGCGCCCCTGCGCTACACCGTGCTCCTGGAAGACGCGGCCTTCGTCGCCGTCGCCAAGCCCGCCGGCCTGCCGACGCTGCCCGGCGGCGGCTATCTCGAACACACGCTGCTCGCCCTCGTGCGCGCGGACTACCCCGAGGCTGCCCCGGCGCACCGCCTCGACCGCGGCGCCTCGGGCATCGTGCTCTTCACGCGCACGCCGGAGGCCGCGCGCGCGATCGCCCTGGCCTGGCGCGAGCAGCGCGTCGAAAAGGTCTACCACGCGCTGGTGGAGGGACGTCCCGCGCAGGACGCGTTCACGATCGAGACGCCCATCGGCCGCAGCGCGCACCCGGCGCGCGGAGCCGTCTTCGCCGCGGATCCCGCGGGCAAGCCGTCGCGCAGCGAGCTGCGGGTCCTCGAGCGGCGCGAGAGGACCAGTCTGGTCGAGATCCGCCTCGCCACGGGCCGTCCCCACCAGGCGCGCATCCACCTGGCCGCCTGCGGGCATCCGCTGCTGGGGGATCCGCTCTACGCGGCGGGAGGCGGATTGCGCGAAGCGCCAGGACGTCCGGGCGATGCCGGCTATCACCTGCACGCGATCCGCCTGGCGTTCCCTCACCCCGAGTCAGGGGAACCCGTGGACATCCACTGTCCGCCTCCCGATTGA
- the rsgA gene encoding ribosome small subunit-dependent GTPase A — translation MTDLLSLGFDLFFSAQLDAWDDPALIPARVAAEHRGAYEVWTALGGGSALLSGRLHHELDDADRPTAGDWVALRSEPAPDAPALIERRFARRTVFTRGVAGTESRAQVVAANVDVIFAVTGLDASFNLNRIQRYLARIYAGGARPVIVLNKADLCEDAASMQREVERRAPGVPVLAVSALAGEGLEAIRASIAPGATAAFLGSSGAGKSTLINALAGLATMSTGAVREGDAKGRHTTTHRQLVRLPGGGLVLDTPGMRELQLLDADGLDAVFPTVAALAASCRFADCGHDGEPGCAVQAAVASGALDEEALAHWRKLEREARANARRQDVRLRREEERAWGRRHAQAMKGRRPKRREAP, via the coding sequence ATGACCGATCTGCTATCCCTGGGTTTCGACCTCTTCTTCAGCGCGCAACTCGACGCCTGGGACGACCCCGCGCTCATTCCCGCCCGCGTGGCGGCCGAGCACCGCGGCGCCTACGAGGTCTGGACGGCGCTGGGGGGCGGCAGCGCCCTGCTGTCCGGCCGCCTTCACCACGAGCTCGACGACGCAGACCGGCCCACCGCGGGCGACTGGGTCGCCTTGCGCAGCGAACCCGCGCCCGATGCGCCCGCGCTCATCGAGCGGCGCTTCGCGCGGCGGACCGTCTTCACCCGCGGCGTCGCCGGCACGGAAAGCCGCGCGCAGGTGGTGGCGGCGAACGTTGACGTGATCTTCGCCGTCACCGGGCTCGACGCGAGCTTCAACCTGAACCGCATCCAGCGCTATCTCGCGCGGATCTACGCGGGGGGCGCGCGTCCGGTGATCGTCCTCAACAAGGCCGATCTGTGCGAGGATGCGGCGTCGATGCAGCGCGAGGTCGAGCGGCGCGCGCCGGGCGTGCCCGTGCTCGCGGTGAGCGCGCTGGCGGGGGAGGGTCTCGAGGCGATCCGCGCGTCCATCGCCCCCGGCGCGACCGCGGCCTTCCTCGGCTCCTCGGGGGCGGGCAAGTCCACGCTGATCAACGCGCTCGCCGGGCTCGCGACCATGAGCACCGGCGCGGTGCGCGAGGGCGACGCCAAGGGCCGCCACACTACGACGCATCGACAGCTCGTGCGCCTGCCGGGCGGCGGGCTCGTCCTCGACACGCCGGGGATGCGCGAGCTGCAGCTGCTCGATGCGGACGGCCTCGACGCGGTCTTCCCCACGGTCGCCGCGCTGGCCGCGAGCTGCCGCTTCGCCGACTGTGGTCACGACGGCGAGCCGGGCTGTGCGGTGCAGGCTGCGGTCGCGTCGGGCGCGCTGGACGAGGAGGCGCTGGCGCACTGGCGCAAGCTGGAGCGGGAGGCGCGGGCGAACGCGCGGCGGCAGGACGTCCGCCTGCGCCGCGAAGAGGAGCGCGCCTGGGGACGCCGTCACGCCCAGGCGATGAAAGGGCGGCGCCCGAAGCGACGCGAGGCGCCTTAG
- a CDS encoding T9SS type A sorting domain-containing protein, with product MRRFILLAALLTLTLAATAQADPAWPDTTWVRAFDQEFINWATPHEASFAFPGNPEIYSQVLLTITIGCPGLPGDCDPWDRYAWLRLVHDLGGGATEDIEIARFITPYDITGPPTYPGSCAWTYDVTDYKFLLKDLVTLKLYIESWMGNDRGWLITCDFAFVHGVSALQPYRVVNLYLDDWIIYGDTLLDHEEELPPVVVDIPADAAAGKVRMTTTGHGFGFAENCAEFCPKDHTIVVDGMSYTHLLWQGCATNTCSPQGGTWQYPRSGWCPGDKVTPWDNDISSLLVPGGQMTFDYDIEQYFNPCNPTNPDCVPGQTCTDCNYDGTTPPNWKVMGQLILYRADPTAAPDAVEAARLELGQNHPNPFNPSTVFNYTLAEPGTVTLRIYSPGGRLLIEQTREHAASGTFNFRWDGRDAQGLRQASGVYFYEVEMGAERQSRKMLLLQ from the coding sequence ATGCGCCGCTTCATCCTGCTCGCCGCCCTGCTCACCCTCACGCTCGCGGCCACCGCGCAGGCCGACCCCGCCTGGCCCGACACCACGTGGGTGCGCGCCTTCGACCAGGAGTTCATCAACTGGGCGACGCCCCACGAGGCGAGCTTCGCCTTCCCCGGCAACCCCGAGATCTACAGCCAGGTGCTCCTGACCATCACCATCGGCTGCCCGGGCCTGCCCGGCGACTGCGACCCCTGGGACCGCTACGCCTGGCTGCGACTGGTGCACGACCTCGGCGGCGGCGCCACCGAGGACATCGAGATCGCACGCTTCATCACGCCCTACGACATCACCGGCCCGCCAACCTATCCCGGCAGCTGCGCGTGGACCTATGACGTCACCGACTACAAGTTCCTCCTCAAGGACCTCGTCACGCTGAAGCTCTACATCGAGTCGTGGATGGGCAACGACCGCGGCTGGCTCATCACCTGCGACTTCGCCTTCGTGCACGGCGTGAGCGCGCTGCAGCCCTACCGGGTGGTGAACCTCTACCTGGACGACTGGATCATCTACGGCGACACGCTGCTGGATCACGAGGAGGAGCTGCCGCCGGTCGTGGTGGACATCCCCGCCGACGCCGCCGCGGGCAAGGTGCGCATGACCACCACCGGTCACGGCTTCGGCTTCGCGGAGAACTGCGCCGAGTTCTGTCCCAAGGACCACACGATCGTGGTGGACGGCATGAGCTACACGCACCTGCTCTGGCAGGGCTGCGCGACGAACACCTGCAGCCCCCAGGGCGGCACCTGGCAGTATCCGCGCTCGGGCTGGTGCCCGGGCGACAAGGTCACGCCCTGGGACAACGACATCTCGAGCCTGCTCGTGCCGGGCGGGCAGATGACCTTCGACTACGACATCGAGCAGTACTTCAACCCCTGCAATCCCACGAACCCCGACTGCGTGCCCGGCCAGACCTGCACCGACTGCAACTACGACGGCACCACGCCCCCCAACTGGAAGGTGATGGGCCAGCTCATCCTCTACCGCGCCGATCCCACGGCTGCGCCCGACGCGGTCGAGGCCGCGCGCCTCGAGCTGGGCCAGAACCACCCGAACCCCTTCAACCCGTCCACCGTGTTCAACTACACGCTGGCCGAGCCGGGCACCGTGACCCTGCGCATCTACAGCCCGGGCGGACGCCTGCTGATCGAGCAGACCCGCGAGCACGCCGCCTCGGGCACCTTCAACTTCCGCTGGGACGGCCGCGACGCGCAGGGGCTGCGCCAGGCCTCGGGCGTCTACTTCTACGAGGTGGAGATGGGCGCCGAGCGGCAGTCGCGGAAGATGCTGCTGCTACAGTAA
- a CDS encoding agmatine deiminase family protein: protein MRRPLPVVALCLFALSALSPLAHAEMDVDGTEELLPRGMTAEEARIMPQYVAENGDRVTDPPPVGPVRNVAEWEPVTGVIIRYPLGLPYNLLQDFDDNLTVHVVVSSGSYNSAVSALTANGVDMSHVQFLIKNNDSIWTRDYGPWYVFDGNGDVGIIDHHYNRPRPNDDLIPWYFAEQQGIPAYRHDMYHTGGNYMTDGAHISSSTRLVYNEAATYNGMSEADVNQLMADYYGVETYTVLDYIESGGIHHIDTWAKFLDEENVVVKDVPTTHATYNNLNQRAALLASLPSSTGRNYQVHRVYCYLTSSGPASYTNCLILNDHIYVPFFGNTTYDNDAIAAYQQAAPGYTVQGYYYSGFLSDDALHCRAKGAYDVGMLRVAHVPIHEQQEGAVTVGAMVRDHSNTGVSAVELHYRQNGGAWQMVAMGNVGGYDYEGTIPAPLSDGTTDYYIHAADNSGRDEGMPRVEPAAWYSFDHLTGDLTAVDGVTPARPAALHANYPNPFNPSTKFSFTLLYADQVELTVFDPQGRLVRTLIDGLVPAGDTSVTWDGRDDAGQALPSGVYLYRLRAAGLQYSRPATLVK, encoded by the coding sequence ATGCGTCGTCCCCTGCCCGTCGTCGCGCTGTGCCTGTTCGCGCTCAGCGCCCTCAGCCCCCTCGCCCACGCCGAGATGGACGTGGACGGCACCGAGGAGCTGCTCCCCCGCGGCATGACTGCCGAGGAAGCGCGCATCATGCCGCAGTACGTGGCCGAAAACGGCGACCGCGTCACGGATCCCCCGCCCGTCGGTCCCGTGCGCAACGTGGCCGAGTGGGAGCCGGTGACCGGCGTGATCATCCGCTACCCGCTGGGACTGCCCTACAACCTGCTGCAGGACTTCGACGACAACCTGACCGTGCACGTCGTCGTCTCGAGCGGCTCCTACAACTCCGCGGTCAGCGCGCTCACGGCCAATGGCGTGGACATGAGCCACGTGCAGTTCCTCATCAAGAACAACGACAGCATCTGGACCCGTGATTACGGTCCCTGGTACGTCTTCGACGGCAACGGCGACGTGGGCATCATCGACCACCACTACAACCGTCCGCGGCCCAACGACGACCTGATCCCCTGGTACTTCGCCGAGCAGCAGGGCATCCCCGCCTACCGTCACGACATGTACCACACCGGCGGCAACTACATGACCGACGGCGCGCACATCAGCAGCTCGACCCGCCTCGTCTACAACGAAGCGGCCACCTACAACGGCATGAGCGAGGCCGACGTCAACCAGCTCATGGCCGACTACTACGGCGTCGAGACCTACACGGTGCTGGACTACATCGAGAGCGGCGGCATCCACCACATCGACACCTGGGCCAAGTTCCTCGACGAGGAGAACGTGGTCGTGAAGGACGTCCCCACGACCCACGCCACCTACAACAACCTGAACCAGCGCGCCGCGCTGCTGGCCAGCCTCCCCAGTTCCACCGGCCGCAACTACCAGGTCCATCGCGTCTACTGCTACCTGACCTCCTCGGGACCGGCCAGCTACACGAACTGCCTGATCCTCAACGATCACATCTACGTGCCCTTCTTCGGCAACACGACCTACGACAACGACGCCATCGCCGCCTACCAGCAGGCCGCGCCGGGCTATACCGTGCAGGGCTACTACTACAGCGGCTTCCTGAGCGACGACGCCCTGCACTGCCGCGCCAAGGGCGCCTACGACGTGGGCATGCTGCGCGTGGCGCACGTGCCGATCCACGAGCAGCAGGAGGGCGCGGTCACGGTAGGCGCCATGGTGCGCGACCACAGCAACACCGGCGTCAGCGCGGTGGAGCTGCACTACCGGCAGAACGGCGGCGCCTGGCAGATGGTCGCGATGGGCAACGTCGGCGGCTACGACTACGAGGGCACGATTCCGGCGCCCCTCAGCGACGGCACGACCGATTACTACATCCACGCCGCCGACAACTCGGGCCGGGACGAGGGCATGCCCCGCGTGGAGCCGGCCGCCTGGTACAGCTTCGACCACCTGACCGGCGACCTCACCGCGGTGGACGGCGTCACGCCCGCCCGCCCGGCGGCCCTGCACGCCAACTACCCGAACCCCTTCAACCCGTCGACGAAGTTCAGCTTCACGCTGCTCTACGCGGACCAGGTGGAGCTGACCGTCTTCGATCCCCAGGGCCGCCTCGTGCGGACGCTCATCGACGGGCTCGTCCCCGCTGGCGACACGTCGGTGACCTGGGACGGTCGCGACGACGCCGGCCAGGCGCTGCCCAGCGGCGTCTACCTGTATCGCCTACGCGCCGCGGGGCTCCAGTACAGCCGGCCGGCGACGCTGGTGAAGTAA